The Gemmatimonadota bacterium DNA window CGTCGAACACACCCATGGGACACCTCACTCTGGGACCGCCGATCGTGAACCGGGGCGACGGGCGGTGCGCGCCCCGGGATGACTGGAATATGGCAGGAGGGCGACCGCGGTGTTCCACGGCTGCAACGACGGCGTCAGAATGCTCGGCGCCATTCCCGTCGCTTGCCGCACGCATCATCAACCGCTCTTTGGGAACCTGACCCCCCGCTTTCCGGTTACCATTCGTGTCGGCCGGACACCTCCGGCCGACACAGGGTGGCAACCGAGGGGGCTTTCTGGCATTCCGGGGCGGCACGAGCGGGTTGGGCACGGGCGAACGAGGCGGCAAGGGCCGCGGCACGTCGGCGAATGTCGGTGAGCGGCCCAAGAAGAAGAAGGTGTCAGGCGAGGTCGTCTGGCGGGAAGCGCGGGAACTGCTCTGGTTCCACCGCCGACGGCTGGCCATCGGCTTCGTGCTGATGCTGATCAATCGCGCGGCCGGCTTCGTCCTCCCCTGGTCGTCGAAGGAACTCATCGACGTCGTCCTCCCCAGTGGCAACCGTTCCTTGCTCTGGCCGCTCGCCGCCGCCGTCGGTGCCGCCACCGTGGTGCAGGCCGCCTCGTCGTTCGGCGTGTCGCAGATCCTCGGCGTCGCCGCGCAGCGTGCCATCACCGAGATGCGCCGCGCCGTGCAGTCGCACCTGGTGCGCCTCCCGATCCGCACCTTCGACGCGACGCAGACCGGACAACTCGTCTCGCGCGTGATGAGCGACGCCGAAGGGATCCGCAACCTGGTCGGCACCGGCCTCGTGCAGCTCGTCGGTGGCGCTGTGACCGCCGCCGTCGCCTTCACCTGGTTGATGCTCCTCAACTGGCGGCTCACCTCGGTGACTGCCGTGCTGCTCGTCGTCTTCGGCGGCGGCATGGCGTACGCCTTCACCCGACTGCGGCCGATCTTCCGCGAGCGCGGCAAGCTCAACGCCGAAGTGACCGGTCGGCTGGTCGAGAGCATCTCAGGGATTCGCGTGGTGAAGGCGTACACCGCCGAACGCCGCGAGCAGCACGCCTTCGCGAAGGGCGCCAACAAGCTCTTCCGGAACGTCGCCGCCACCATGACCGGCGTCTCCGCCACCACCGCGCTCTCCACCGTGATCGTCGGCATCATCGGCACGCTGCTGATCGTGGTGGGCGGCCAGGACATTCTCGCCGGGCGGATGTCGTCGGGCGATCTCTTCCAGTACGTCTTCCTCACCGGCCTGCTCGCCGCGCCCCTGATCCAGATCGCCTCGATCGGCACGCAAGTCACCGAGGCCTTCGCCGGCCTCGACCGCATCCGCGAGCTGCGTGCGCTGGCCACCGAGGACGAAGGTGATGCCGACCTGGCGCCGCTCGGCCAGGTAACCGGGCACGTCGCCTTCGAGAATGTCACCTTCAGTTACGACGAGGGGACGCCGGTCCTGAAGGGGATCACCTTCGACGCGCCAGCCGGCACAACGACGGCGCTCGTCGGCACCAGTGGCTCGGGGAAGAGCACCTTGGTGTCGCTGGTGATGGCGTTCAATCGCCCCGACAGCGGCCGCATCCTGATCGACGGTCGCGACCTCGCGACGTTCCGCCTGCGCGAGTATCGCCGCACGCTCGGCATCGTGCTGCAGGACAATTTCCTCTTCGATGGCACCATCCTCGACAACATCCGCTTCGCCAAGCCGGATGCGACCGCCGAGGAAGTGCGCGAGGCGGCGCGCGTCGCGCACTGCGACGAGTTCGCGCTGCGTTTCGACCTGGGGTACGAGACGATCGTCGGTGAGCGCGGCGTCAAGTTGAGCGGTGGGCAACGGCAACGCGTCGCGATCGCCCGCGCGATCCTCGCGAACCCGGCCATCCTCATTCTCGACGAAGCGACGTCGTCGCTGGATTCGGAAAGCGAGGGACTGATTCAGGAAGGGCTGACACGCCTGCGGGCAGGGCGGACCACCTTCGTGATCGCGCACCGGTTGTCGACCATCACGTCGGCCGATCAGATCCTGGTTCTGGAAGGGGGAGAGATCGTCGAGCGCGGCTCGCACGATGCCCTGGTCGATCTGGGGGGCCGGTACCACGCGCTGTACGAGCGGCAGTTCCGGCAGGCCCTCGATCGGTACGTCAATCCCGGTGAGGAGCTCGCGGGCGCGTCGCGCCAGCGCCCCTGACCGGGACCGAGGTCAGCAGCCGCCGACCTCGCGAAGCAGTTCGGCGATCGCCATCCGACGACGGAGGCGCTCGTCGAGCACGCCCATCGCCGTCACGTCGTCGAGTTCCGTGCCGGCCTCGGATTCCGCGGCGTCCATCTCCTCGCGGCCTTCCTCGGCGCGGCGCAACCGCTCCTCTTCATCCCACATGCTGTCGCCGAACATTCGGCACCTCCTGTGGCTGCGCGTCGTTCCGCCACGCGTCGGGGTGACACGGGTTGAGCCTGGAACGGGGATTCCGGGGCGGAATCACCAAGCGCAGCGTTTACTCACTCATACTTCGTGCCAGACGCTTCAGCGAGCAGTATCGGCACACGTCCCCTCGGATTGATGACGTGGAGGTCACGGCCCCGCAACGAGTTGCGGACCCACGGAGCCGCGGGACGGGGGCGGCCGGCACGTACTGTCAGCTCGCTGGGGAAGTCGACGGGTGGGCGCTCTGCGGTGCGGCGCCGACGCCACATCGTCCGGGCCGCTCAGAAATCGAAGGTGAGGCCGATGCTGGGGAGGCGGCCGACCGAGGTATCCGTTTCGACGACCCGCTCCCGGAGATTCCACTGGTAGCGCGCCGGATTCTCGCGATCGGTCACATTCTGGATGTCGAGGTAGAGCGTCAGCTGGGTGGCCCGGAAGCTCCAGCGCCGATCCACCCGGAGGTCGATGGCGTAGAACGTCGGCAGCCGGGGGCCCGCCAGGTACGCCTTGAAGTTCGGCGTCCCCGCGAGCTCACCGGTCGTCACGAACGGGGTCGTTCGGGCGCCGCTGCTGACCCGCACCTTGCCACTCACCTCCAGTCGGTCGGTCGGCCGCCACCCCGCCAGCGCCGTGACGATCACCGGGACGTCGAAGGCCCCTGGCCGCTCGATGCCGTCGAGCGCCGTGAAGCGCGCGCGGGCCAGCGTCAACGACGCGAGGCCGTAGATCGGGAGGTCGTCGAGTCGGCGCTGTGCCAGCACCTCAAGCCCCCACGCGCGCCCGCGTCCGCTGCTCCGCAGTGGTTCAAGTCCGAAGGGGATGTCATCCAACGCATCCTCGAACCCCGAGGGCGTCAGCACTTCCTGGCGACGGAAGAGGCGGATCGGGTAGTCGCGGTACCGCTTGAGGTAGCCCTCGACCTGCACAGTGGTACTGCCGATCCGGCTCCGCACGCCGAGGGTCGCCTGGTCGGCGCGCCACGGGCGGAGGGCGCCATTGGTCGGGTCGCCGACCTGCCAGATGAATGGTGGTGGCTGCACGGTGCGGCCGACGCTCGCGGTCACCTTGGTCGCGCGCGCGACATCGCGCGCCAGGCTCAGCCGCGGCGAGAGATGGACGGCGTTGCCGAGCCAGGCGTAGCGATCGGCGCGCAGCCCGCCGGTCAGTCGCCACTGGTCGCGCGGACGCCAGGTCGCCTCCGCGTAGGCGGCGACGCGCCGGGCACTGAAGGTCGAGTCGACGCGGAGCGGTCGCGGCACACCGTTGCCGTCGCGTCGGAGGGTGCCCGGCAGCGTGACGTCGTAGTGCAGCGCCGGCGCGAGGCGACCAACGGCGCCGAAGCGCAGCTCCAGGTCGCGTCGAGGGGCCAGCAACAGATCGGTGCGCAGCGAGTATTCCGCCTCGCGCGACTGCGCCGCAAAGATCGTGGTGCCGGTCGTGTCCACCTGCCGACTGTCGAACGTCGTGCGCGTGTGACCAAGCGTGACGGTCAGCGCACCGGAGGGCAGCGTCCGCTGCCAGGTCAGGCCCACGATCGCGCTGCGCTGGGCGCTGCCGAGGATGCGGGCGTTGTCGAGTCGCTGATCGGCGCTGTCCGTCAGGAACGCGATGTCATCGCGAGCCCCGAGCGCCAGCAGCGTCAGCTGGTCGCGGCCGCCCAGGCGCTGTGTCGCCTTGAGCGTGGCATCGTAGTAGGTCGGCAGGAAGGAGAAGTCGAGCGCACGGAACAACAGGTCCAGATACGACCGCCGCACGCCGATCAGCGCCGAACCATTGCCGATCGGTCCTTCGGCGATCGCCCCGATGCCGGTCGCCGAGAGGTTCGCTTGTGCCGCCCACCGTTCCTCGTTCCCCTCGCGCAGGGTGATCGCCGTCGCCGAGCTGGTGCGATCGCCATAGGCCGCCGACGGCGGCGCGCTGGTGAAGGCGGCGCCGCGCACCAGGTCGATCGGCAGCAGCGAGACGGGCCCACCGGTGGCGCCCTGCGAGCCGAAGTGATTGATGTTGGGGACTTCGAGTCCGTCGAGCAGGAAGAGATTCTCGGCCGCGGAGCCACCGCGCACCACCAGGTCGTTGCGCCCGGGGGAGGTGACGCCGACGCCGGGGAGCAGCGCCACCGCGCGCACGATGTCCTCTTGCACACCAGGTGCGCGGCGGGTCTCGTCGCGGCCGAGTGTCGCGGCGGCACCACCTTGGCCGAGGTTGTCGCGGGGGGCAACGGCGGTGGTCAGGGTGCCGAGGTCGAGCGGACGCGGTTCGAGCTCGACCAGCAGCGGGACGGGGCGGCCGCTGCCGACGGCGATGTCGCGCAGCGTCATCGGGGTGAAGCCGATGGCGATCACCCGAAGGGCCACTTGCCCCGGGGTGACGCCGCTCAGCGTGAAGCGCCCTGCGGCACCGCTCCGCGCCCGCATCGTGGTGCCTTCGATCTCGAGCTGGGCGTCGCTGATCCCCTCGCGCGTGAGTCGGTCGATGACGCGCCCGGTGAGCGTCCCGGTCTGCGCGGCAAGCAGTACGGGGCAGCCGACCAGGGCGAGCAGTAGCAGGGCACGACGCCGGAGAGGGGACATCACCGTGTTACAGCTGATCGAGCCCTTCCGTTCCGATCACCGGCTTCCAGTGCCGCAGTTCGTACTCGGCGAGGCCGCGCTGGTGGAACGGATCGGCGTCGCGAATCGATTCGAGGGAGGGACCGTCGTCGGGGAGACGGAGGAGCAGGGCGCCACCCGTCCGGGGGTCGAAGGGGCCCGAGGCGAGCAGCCAGCCGCGCTCCCGGAGGCTCCGGAGGTAACTTCGATGGTCGTCCGTCGAGGCGATGATCTCCTCGAGTGGGGCGGTATAGTGCAGGATCACCAGGGCGTACATGGCAGGCCTATCGGCGAAGGAGTGGGCGTGGAATCTACCAAGGCGTCGTTGCCGGGTCCGTTGGTCACCGCGATGTGGCTCTCGATTCACCTCGACGAGCCGGATCTGGTGGTGCTCGACACCTCGTGGTACCTCCCCGCCGCCGGCCGTGATCCGGACGAGGAGTACCGACGGGCGCACATAAAGGGCGCGGTGCGCTTCGACCTCGACGCCGCCAGCGACACGATCAATCCGCTGCCGCATATGGTGCCGACCGCCGAGCGCTTTGCAGGCCTGTGCGAGCGCCTCGGCATTCGCCGCGACGATCGCATCGTCTGCTATGACGGCAGCGGCGTGAACCTCTCGGCGGCGCGCGCCTGGTGGCTCTTCCGCTACTTCGGGCACGAGCGCGTGGCAGTGCTCGACGGCGGCTTCGGCGCGTGGGCGCGCGAGACGCGGCCGGTGCAGATCGGCGTCGTGCGTCGCTACCCGACCGGCTATCACATCCCCACGCCGAACCCGGCGCTGATTCGCGATCTCGCCGGCATCGAGCGGATCGTGGCCGGTGACGAGGCGGCGCAACTGGTCGATTGCCGGAGCGGTGAGCGCTTTCGCGGCGAAGTCGACGAGCCGCGTGCCGGGCTGGCCCGTGGGCACATCCCCGGTAGCGCCAATGTCCCGTTCAACACCTTGACCGATCCGGAAACGGGCTGCTTCCGGAAGCCGGCGGAGTTAGCGGCGATGATTCGAGAGAGTGGCCTCGACATCACCCGGCCAATTGTCGCGTCGTGTGGCAGCGGTGTGACGGCGTGCACGCTCGCGCTGGCGGTGGAGGTGGTGCGCGCGGCGTCGATCGGCCCG harbors:
- a CDS encoding ABC transporter ATP-binding protein; this encodes MLINRAAGFVLPWSSKELIDVVLPSGNRSLLWPLAAAVGAATVVQAASSFGVSQILGVAAQRAITEMRRAVQSHLVRLPIRTFDATQTGQLVSRVMSDAEGIRNLVGTGLVQLVGGAVTAAVAFTWLMLLNWRLTSVTAVLLVVFGGGMAYAFTRLRPIFRERGKLNAEVTGRLVESISGIRVVKAYTAERREQHAFAKGANKLFRNVAATMTGVSATTALSTVIVGIIGTLLIVVGGQDILAGRMSSGDLFQYVFLTGLLAAPLIQIASIGTQVTEAFAGLDRIRELRALATEDEGDADLAPLGQVTGHVAFENVTFSYDEGTPVLKGITFDAPAGTTTALVGTSGSGKSTLVSLVMAFNRPDSGRILIDGRDLATFRLREYRRTLGIVLQDNFLFDGTILDNIRFAKPDATAEEVREAARVAHCDEFALRFDLGYETIVGERGVKLSGGQRQRVAIARAILANPAILILDEATSSLDSESEGLIQEGLTRLRAGRTTFVIAHRLSTITSADQILVLEGGEIVERGSHDALVDLGGRYHALYERQFRQALDRYVNPGEELAGASRQRP
- a CDS encoding TonB-dependent receptor, whose product is MSPLRRRALLLLALVGCPVLLAAQTGTLTGRVIDRLTREGISDAQLEIEGTTMRARSGAAGRFTLSGVTPGQVALRVIAIGFTPMTLRDIAVGSGRPVPLLVELEPRPLDLGTLTTAVAPRDNLGQGGAAATLGRDETRRAPGVQEDIVRAVALLPGVGVTSPGRNDLVVRGGSAAENLFLLDGLEVPNINHFGSQGATGGPVSLLPIDLVRGAAFTSAPPSAAYGDRTSSATAITLREGNEERWAAQANLSATGIGAIAEGPIGNGSALIGVRRSYLDLLFRALDFSFLPTYYDATLKATQRLGGRDQLTLLALGARDDIAFLTDSADQRLDNARILGSAQRSAIVGLTWQRTLPSGALTVTLGHTRTTFDSRQVDTTGTTIFAAQSREAEYSLRTDLLLAPRRDLELRFGAVGRLAPALHYDVTLPGTLRRDGNGVPRPLRVDSTFSARRVAAYAEATWRPRDQWRLTGGLRADRYAWLGNAVHLSPRLSLARDVARATKVTASVGRTVQPPPFIWQVGDPTNGALRPWRADQATLGVRSRIGSTTVQVEGYLKRYRDYPIRLFRRQEVLTPSGFEDALDDIPFGLEPLRSSGRGRAWGLEVLAQRRLDDLPIYGLASLTLARARFTALDGIERPGAFDVPVIVTALAGWRPTDRLEVSGKVRVSSGARTTPFVTTGELAGTPNFKAYLAGPRLPTFYAIDLRVDRRWSFRATQLTLYLDIQNVTDRENPARYQWNLRERVVETDTSVGRLPSIGLTFDF
- a CDS encoding sulfurtransferase, which codes for MESTKASLPGPLVTAMWLSIHLDEPDLVVLDTSWYLPAAGRDPDEEYRRAHIKGAVRFDLDAASDTINPLPHMVPTAERFAGLCERLGIRRDDRIVCYDGSGVNLSAARAWWLFRYFGHERVAVLDGGFGAWARETRPVQIGVVRRYPTGYHIPTPNPALIRDLAGIERIVAGDEAAQLVDCRSGERFRGEVDEPRAGLARGHIPGSANVPFNTLTDPETGCFRKPAELAAMIRESGLDITRPIVASCGSGVTACTLALAVEVVRAASIGPVGPPVAIYDGSWSEWGQTAR